The nucleotide sequence CCAGCTCGTCGACGTTGACCCGGCGCTCCAAAACGCCCTTGGCCGCCTCGACCACAATGGGCGCGCCGTTTATGGCCACCGCCACCAGGGCAAAAGCCCCGGCCCCAAAACCCCAGCCGTTCTCGCCCAGTATCCAGGCAACCAGGGCCAGCGCCCCGCCGCCCAGGCACACGGCGAAATCCTTGAAGGAGAAAAGCCCCCGATAGTCGCCTAGGTTCGAAAATCGTCCGATCATGGGTACACCTCGTTAGTGTGCGAAATAGAATACGAAGAGTGCCTCCGGCGGCCGGGGGCCTGAGGCCCCCGGACCCCCCAACGGGAAGAAAGGGGGTAAGGGGGGCTTGTCGGGCCGCCGGATTGGTCGGATGCGCCCCGCGACAGAGGATCAATAGGAAACACCGATGCGGCGTCTGTTTTCCGGTCCATCCCCCGCAGCCTTGCCATCCGCCCAACCTACGGCCTTGCCCCGTAAGCCCTGGGCTTTGCCCGGCGGCTTTGAGCCGGACGGCGTGATTCCGGTTCCCAGCAACGCCGTTGCCTTGAAGACGTGATATCTCTATTGCATGAAATTTTGATTGTCAAATATCTTGAAAGACAAAAAGGCGAGGAAGTCGCCTTCCCCGCCTCACATCAAAACAAGCGTCAGGTATTACAAGCCCTTTTCGGCCATAAAGGCGACCAGGTCGGACACCCGGCAGGAATAGCCCCATTCGTTGTCGTACCAGGCCAGGATCTTGGCCATGTCGCCGCCCTGGACGAAGGTGTATTCGCCGTCCACGATGGAGGAACGGGAATCGGCCTTGAAGTCCGAGGACACCAGCGGCAGTTCGGAGAAGCCGAGAATGCCGGCCAGCGGCCCGTCGGCGGCGGTCTTGAGGGCCGCGCGCAGGTCGTCGGTGGTGGTGGATTTTTCCAGCTGCACCACGAAATCGACCAGGGAGACGGTGGGGGTCGGCACACGCACGGACAGCCCCGAGAATTTGCCCTTGAGGTCCGGGATGACCAGGGCCACGGCCTGGGCCGCGCCGGTGGAGGTCGGGATCATGTTGCAGGCGGCGGCCCGGGCCCGGCGCAGGTCCTTATGCGGCAGATCCAGGATGCGCTGGTCGTTGGTGTAGGCGTGGATGGTGGTCATCACGCCCTTGACGATGCCGAAGTGCTCGTGGACCACCTTGGCCACCGGAGCCAGGCAGTTGGTGGTGCAGGAGGCGTTGGAAATAATGTGGTGGGCGGCCGGGTCGTACTTGTCGTCGTTGACGCCAAGGACGATGGTCAGGTCCTCTTCCTTGGCCGGCGAGGTGATGATGACCTTTTTTGCGCCGGCGTCGATGTGGGCCTGGCACTTGGGGCCGGTGCGGAAAATACCGGTGGATTCGATGACCACGTCCACGCCGAGTTCGCCCCAGGGCAGGCCCTTGGGGTCGCGTTCGGCGAAATTGCGAATGTGCCAGTCGCCGACCACCATGACGTCGCCTTCGACCCGGGCGGCCACGGGCAGCTTGCCGTAGTTGGTGTCGTAGGACAGCAGGTGGGCGTTGGTGGCCACGTCGAACAGGTCGTTGATGGCGACCACGTCCATGGCCTCGGCGTGGCGTTCCAGAATGGCTTTGAGGACTTGCCGGCCGATGCGGCCGAAGCCGTTGATGGCGATGCGAAGCTTTTGCATATGCCGTTTCCTCTACTCGTGCATGGTGTATTCGTAGGCGGTCAGCAGTTCGTAATCGGTGCGCAGCGCCTGATGCAGCCGGGCGTTCTCGATGGCCATGGCCGAAAGGTTGGCGATGGCCGTGGCAAAATTGATCTCGCTTTGGGAGAACTCGCGGATGTTGGAGCAGTACAGGCGCATGACGCCGATATGGCGGCCGTCCACGGTCAGCGGCAAGGCCATGACCGAGGCGATGCCTTCCTCGCGCGCGGCGTCGGGGTACTGGAACATCGGATCGGAACCGGCGTCCTTGATCTGCACGACCTTGCCGGTCAGGGTTTCCTGGTCGATGCGGCTTTTGGCCACCTCGATGGTTCCTTTGCGCAGATAGCCCTTGCTCAGGCCATGGGAAGTGCCGGCAAGCAAGGTCTTGCCCTGGCGGTCCAGCAGCCGGATGGAGCAGGCCTTGGCGGCAAGGGATTTGGTCGCCTGCTCGGCGATGGAGTGGAGGACAGTGGCCGGCTCCAGGCTCGAATTGATGCACATGGCCACTTCATAGAGGCTGCGGTAATAGGCGCATTCCTGTTCGCTCATGACTCCCTCCCGCAAGGGGGTGGTTGGGGCGGCGGCGGACGATCCGCCGGCCGGGTCTCGTCTCCATGCCGGTCCATTGCGAAGGCCGGATGACGACTGTGCGGCAGCATACGGAATTTGAATAAAAAGGAAAAGGTTTTCATTGTACCGGTAAGCCTGACCGTAAGCAGCCCGATCCAGCCCGTCTTCCCGGCGTGGTCACGGCAGGCTGGTCAATTCGGTACTGCGCGATGGTAGAGGGCTGTTCCGGACTGTCCCGGCCGGGTTGCAGGCCCGGCCGCCTTCAGGCGGCCGGCTGCTCGAACCGGGCGACGTTGTTGCGTCCGCCGGATTTCACCTGATACATGGCCGCGTCGGCGGCGGCGATGAGGTCGTCGCCGGACATGCCCGGGACAAAGGCGGCCACGCCAATGGACACGGTAAAACGGATGGGCGCTTCAGCCAGCTTACCGTCGATGCGGGGGCGAAACTCGTAGTTCTGCACGGCCAGCCGGATGGCGTCGGCATGAAACTGGGCGTCGTCGCCGTCCAGGTCGCACACCAGCACCAGCTCGTCGCCGCCGTAGCGGGCGGCGAACCAGCCGTGGCGACCGGCATGGGCGTCGATGATCTTGGCCAGGGTACGCAACACGTCGTCGCCGACCACATGGCCGTAGGCGTCGTTGATGGCGGTCTTGAAGTTGTCCACGTCGATCATCATGGCGGTAAGCGGCGCGCCCTCGGCCTCGGCCCGGGCCACGGCCGCGCGCAGATGCTCTTCCAGGGAGCGGCGATTGTGCAGGGGGGCCAGCAGCGGGTCGACCTGGATGATCTTTTCGAGCTGCTGGGCCTTGCGTTCCCAGGCCTGGGCCTCCTCGCGGTAATGGGCGAGCATGTTGCCGACCAGGGTGCGCAGCTTGGGGATCATGACCGAGGGGTCCTCGCCGCCGGCCAGGGTATCGAGGGTCTCACGGCCAAAGCGGCCCACGAGCTTGCTGCGCTCCTGCTCCGAGGTCAGCGTCTCTTCCAGAAAGGCGGTAATGGACTGGGCCAGGGATTTGGAGGCCGCCTTTTCGTTTTCAAGCTGGTCCTTGACGGCGGCCATGGGCAGGTGGTCGGTGAGAAACAGTTCCAGGCCGCCAAGCAGGCGTTGGAGATGTTCGGGGGAAGGATCACGCCGGGCCAGTTCCGAAAAGACGTATTCCTGCAGGCACTTCTTGCGCGAGTCGTCGAAAATCGAAAACTGCCGCAGCAGGTTGCGCACAAAAAGCAGCACCGCCAGCCAGGACGAATCATTGCCGCAGCCGAGTTTGTGAAGCTCGCCGCACAGTTTGCGGATGTCGCACGGCGCTTCCTGACAGCCCAGGTGCATCAAACCCTTCCTCCCCAAACGGTCCGCATCGAAACGGTCGGTCTGCCATCAATCCAACGTACTGCATAACCCGCCCGCGCGCACGGAGCAAGAGCCGACGCGCGCTCCCGCCGCAAATCGGATCATTTTTGTCTTTGCCGACAGACAGAGACATTTTGACCCACACCCTTTGTCCCACCGCCAGAGCCGGTGACATTTTGACGCAAAGCCCGATACCTCTTTACCTCCGTCCCGGTTTTGATTACTGGAGTCAATTTTCAAGCCGGAGCTGTAAGGCCGGCGGCCGAGGAGGACTTCATGGATCCCAAGGACGTCGAATTTTTCCGCGAACTTCTAAACGGCATGCTCCAGGACATCCTCAAGAAGGGCGAGGAAACCATCGAGGACATGACCGACACCGTCGAGGTGTACGCCGACCCGGCCGACCGGGCCACGGCCGAGTCCGACCGGGCCTTTACCCTGCGCCTGCGCGACCGGGAACGTCGCCTGATCAAGAAGATCAAGGAAGCCATCGAGCGCATCGACGAAGGCACCTACGGCGAGTGCGTGGAGTGCGGCGAGGACATCAGCGTCGCCCGCATGAAAGCCCGTCCGGTCACCACCTTGTGCATCAAATGCAAAAGCCGCCAGGAGGCCGACGAAGACCTCCGGGGAGATTAGCGCCGCGCCCTTGGAAAATACGCCCGTATTTTCACCCGGGGCAACGCTCCGGGGTATTTTCCTTTAAGCTCCGGTCAACGGACAGAAAGGACGCAGCGCCAAAGCCGGCCGGCCAGGCCCCCGATCCGCCAAAGACGGCGGCGGTCGTTGTTGCCGGTTCGGCCGCCGGCCCCGCCTGGCGGCAGACAAACCCTGTCCGGGACGTTCCCGGGCCGGGAGGAGACGTCGCCCATGGAGGCCGTTTTTTTTCGTGTCCTGGTCCGCGAGCTGGCCGCGGCCCTGCCGGGCGCTCGGGTGGAGAAGATTTTCCTGCCCGTCCCCAACGTCTTCACCCTGTCGCTTTATCTGCCGGTCAGCCGTGTCGTCCCCGGCTGTCCCGGCAAGAAAACCGTCCATCTCCACGCCCGCTACGGCACGGGGCGTTTTTTCCTGTTCCTCTCCGGCTCCAAAACCGCCCAGCCCGACCGCGCCCCGGGGCAAGCCATGCGGCTGCGCAAGCACCTGCGCGGCCGGCGGGTGCAGCGCCTGGTTCCCGACTGGCCAAACCGCCGCCTGACCCTGGTGTTCACCGGCGACGGCCCGGCCCTGGTCCTTGATCCCCGCTCCTTCCCGGTCCTGGCCGAGGCGCCGGCCCCGGACGCGACGCCGGCCGAACCGGGCTGGCCGGCCATCGAAACCGTCACCAGCGATCCCGACATCTGGCAGGCCCATCCCCAGCTCTCGCCCGGCCTGCGCCGCCGCCTGGCCGCCCTGCCCCGGGACGGCCGCCAGACGGTCTACGACCGGTTGCAGGCGGACACGGCCGAAGGCTTTTTCCTGGAGCGCAAAGGGGGCGAGCCCCTGGCGCTTTGGCCCGTGGTCTGGCCCGGCAAACCCCAGGCCGGGGTCGAAACCATTGCCTTTCCCACGGCCCTGGAAGCGGCCGCCGCCTTCGGCCTGCCCCTGGCCTTCGGCGAGGTCTCGGGCCGTCGCGAGGCTCCCGAGGCCGACGCCGTCGCCGCCCGGGTCCGTCGCCGCCAGCGCGCCCTGGCCAAACTGGAGGCCGACGAAGCCCGGATGCGGGCCTTTATCATGCGCAAAGCCGAGGCTGACCGCATCGCGGCGCACCTCCATCTGCTGGACAAGACGGCCAAGATTCCTGAACTTTTTTTCACCAATGACGACGGCACGGAAACGGCCCTGACCCTCGACCCGGCCCTGACGATCCTTGGCAACATGCAAAAGCTCTATCATTTGGCGGCAAAAGGCCAACGGGGCCTGGTCGCCATCGCCGCCCGCCGCCAGGACTTGCAAGGCGATAAAAAAGACTTAAAAGGTCGGGAACACGTCCCGGCGTCCCAAAGCGCCGTCGGGGCGTCTGGCAGCCTCAAGGGCGTGGCCGCCCATGTCTACCGCACTTCAGACGGCTTTTTGGCCCTACGGGGCAAAAACGCCAAGGCCAACGACCAGCTCCTTAGACTCGCCAATGCCTATGACCTGTGGTTCCACGTGGCCAACGGCCCGGGAACCCATGTGATTTTGCGACGCGACCACCCCGGACGCGACGTGCCGCGACGCAGCCTCGAAGAGGCCGCCGGACTGGCCGCCCTGGCCAGCTATGCGGCCGGGGCCGGCACGGCCGACGTCTGGCTGGCCCGGGTCGGCGACGTGCGCCGGGTCAAGGGCGGCGCGCCGGGCCAGGTGACGGTGACGCGGATGTTGGAGACGCTACGGACGGCCGTGGACCCGGCCCTGGAAAGTTTGCGGGAAAAGGCGTGAACATGCGGTTTTGCTTGTCCTTGTCGGCGCGTTGTATTAATTGCCTGACCGGAGTGCGCGCGCGGGTTCCCGACCGTAACCAGGCTTCGTGACGTTATGATGGAAACGCTGTGCATGGAGCGACGGCTCGACTTTGACGACCCGGCGCTCGCCCGGGACCTTTTTGGCCCCCACAATGCCAATATCGCCCTGATCGCCGGCAAATCCGGCGCGCGTCTCGACACCCGGGGCAGCTCCGTGATTTTGCGGGCCGACTCCGAGGAGACGCTCTCTCATGTGGCCAACGTGCTGGTACAGCTCTACGGGCTTTTGCGCCAGGGCAAGCCCATCTATCCGGCCGACGTGGAACAGGCCTTAAGCGTTCTGGCCAAGGAGCCCGAGGCCAGCCTCCAGCGCGTCTACCGCGAGGAATCCCTCGTCATTTCGCCCAAGAAAACCGTCACCCCGCGCACCGCCACCCAGCGCGACTACTTGGCCGCCATAAGACGGCACGATCTGGTCTTCGGCATCGGCCCGGCCGGCACCGGCAAGACCTATCTGGCCGTGGCCATGGGCGTGGGGTTCCTGCTGGAACGACGGGTCAAGCGCCTCATCCTCACCCGGCCGGCCGTGGAGGCCGGCGAAAAGCTGGGCTTTTTGCCCGGCGACATGGTGGAGAAAATAAACCCTTATCTTCGCCCTCTCTACGACGCCCTCAACGACATGCTCGACTTCCGCAAGGTACGCGAGATGCTCGACACCGGCGTTATTGAAGTGGCTCCTCTGGCCTTCATGCGCGGGCGCACCTTAAACGATGCGCTCATCATTCTTGATGAAGCGCAGAACACGACGCCCGAGCAAATGAAAATGTTTCTCACCCGACTGGGCCTGTCCTCCAAGGCCGTGGTCACCGGCGACGCGACCCAGATCGATCTGCCGTCCCATACGGCCTCGGGACTGGTCGAGGCCCGGCGGGTGCTTCGCAACGTACGCGGCATCGAGTTCGTCACCTTCAGCGACGCCGATGTCGTCCGCCATCCCCTGGTGGGAAGGATCGTCCAAGCTTATGAGCGAGATAGTCGACAGGGTTAAGCGGGCCATCAAGGCCCCTTCGGCCCAATCCCCGGTACAGCAGGCAGGCGGCTTCACGTTGCCCGAATGGGCACCGGGCTTCCTGTTTTTCCTGGCTGTGGTCTTCACCTTGTGCTTCGTGGCCCGCCTGGGCCTGGACACTTCGGTGCGTCTTTTTACCGCCGGCGAAATCGCCACCCAGGACGTGGCCGCCGACCAAAGCCTGCAAATCGAGGACGTCGAGGCCACCACCCGCCGCCGCGACCAGGTTGCCGAGGCCCAGCCCCCGGTCTTCGACGTCAGCCCCCTGCCCTTCGAGGCCCTGGCCAAAAGCGTCGAGGACATCATCGGCGCGGCCCGGGCCGCCACGGCCGAGGATCTGGAAAAGCTGCGCTGGCAGGTGGCCGAGAACCTCAACACCGACATCGGCCCGGACATCATTGAGGTCTGGCGGCAGGACGACTTCAAAGCGCTCATGCAAAAAGACGTGCTGCCCTGGCTCAAGCAGAACTACGAGCCCGGCGTGGTCAGCTCGGTCTCGGTTTTCACGCCCTATAAAAACGGCATCCTCCTGCGCGAACTGCCCTCCAAGATGGAGACCCTTCGCGTCGAGACCCGCGACATCAAGGACATCAAGCAGATAAAAGACGACCTGGAGCACATGCTCAAGGTCTCCCTCAACAAGCCCTTTCGCCAGCGCAAGGCCGTCTATTCCCTGGTCTATCCGCTCATCGCCCCCAGCATGACCCTCAACCAGGAAACGACGCAAGCCCGCAAGGCCGAGATCGCCCGGGCCGTGGAGCCGCTGTACTACATCATCAAAAAGGGCGAGATCATCGTGCGCCAGGGCGAGCGCGTGGGACCCATCCAGCAGCTCAAGCTCCAGTCCCTCTACTCCCACCGCAAAGGCCCCTACAACCTGCTGCGGGCCACGGGACTTTTCGGCATGTGCCTGATGTTTCTGGCCGTACTCTACGTCTCCCTGGAGCGGGCCGGGATCAAACGCGTGCGCAGCACCGACTGGGTGTTTCTGGGCGTGGTGCTGCTCATCTTCGGCATGTTGGCCAAGGTGGGCGACATGGTTACCCTGCCGGGTGGTGGCGGGTTGCCGGAGGCGACACGCTCAATCTACTTCGCCTACAGCCTGCCCATCGCCGGCGCGGCCGGTATTTTAGCGCTGTTTTTCCCCAAACGCCTGTGCATCTTCACCAGCCTCATCCTGTCGTTTCTGGCCGCCAACATGGTCTACGGCGGCATCGGCGCCTTTTGCTACTACTTTGTCGGCTCCATGATCTACGTCTACCTCATCAAACGCTCCGAGACCCGCTCCCAGCTGCTCAAGTCCGTCTTTCCGCTCTTGGCCGCCCTGTGCGTCATGTGGTGCTCGGTCAACCTTATGGACTTAAATGACCCGTCGGTAGCCGGCGCGGGCCTGGCCTTCGTTGCCCTGTCCGCCTTCCTGTCGCTTTTGGCCGTGGTCGGCATCGCGCCCATCATGGAGCTCATCTTCGGCTACACGTCGCGTTTCCGGCTCATGGAGCTGCTCAACCTGGAACAGCCGCTGCTCCAGGAACTCATGGTCAAGGCCCCGGGCACCTACCACCATTCACTGATCGTCTCCAACATGGTCGAAGCCGGCGCCCGGGCTATCGGAGCCAATCCGCTGCTGGCCAAGGTCGCGGCCCTCTACCACGACATCGGCAAGCTCAAAAATCCCCACTATTTCATTGAAAACATCTCCTGCAAGGAGAACCGCCACAACAAGCTCGCGCCGTCCATGAGCGCGCTAATCCTCATATCCCACGTCAAAAAAGGCATCGAACTGGCCCGTGAACACCGCCTGGGACAGGCCATCACCGACCTCATCGGCCAGCACCACGGCACCACGCTCATTGCCTACTTCTACCACAAGGCCAAGGAACTGGCCGAGGCCAAGGGCGATGATCCCATCCGCGAGGCCGATTACCGCTATCCCGGCCCCAAGCCCCAGTCCAAGGAAGCCGGCCTGATCCTTTTGGCCGACGCCATCGAGGCCTCAAGCCGCACCCTGGTGGACCCGACCCCCAGCCGCATCAAGGGCCATATCCAAAACATCGTGCGCAAGATCTACACCGAGGGCGAACTGGACGATTCCCAGTTGACCCTTAAGGACCTGACGTTACTCAGCGACACCTTCCAGCGCATCTTGACCGGCATCTTCCACCAGCGCATCGAATACCCCAGCGCCAAAAGCCCGGAGAAAAACGGCAAAACCCGCGAGGAAACGGCCTGCGCCGTGGACCCCAAAGCGGCGGAACACGCCGCGTGATCGGCCTTGCCCGGGGCGTCTTCGCCCCCGACCTGCCGGCCTCGCGTCCGGAGATCGACGCCCTGTGCGACGCGCTGCTCGACGCCCTGGACCTCGACGGCCGGGACTTCGATCTGACCCTTGCCGACGATGCCGCCATCGCCGCCCTCAATGGCGAATTCCTGGGGCTGCCCGGCCCAACCAACATCCTGAGCTTTCCGGCCGAGGACCCCGACCGGCCCGACTACCTCGGCGAACTGGCGCTGAGCCTCGACGCCGTGCGCCGGGAAGCCTTCCTCTACGGCCAGCCGCCGGGACTGCACATGGCCCGGCTGCTGGCCCACGGCTTCCTGCATCTGGCCGGCCTGGACCACGGACCGCTCATGGAATCGCTGACGGAGACCGCCGCCGAAACGGCGGCGGTGAGACTGGGACTGGACTAAGGGAAAGCGGAAGAGGCCTCGGGAGTCCGGGGGACTCAGTCCCCCGGACCCCCGACATTTTTGGGCGGCGTTCCCTGCAGGCAAGGCCTACAGGGAACGCCGCCCAAAAACATGGTGAAGTCCGTTGGCGTCAACGCCAACCACTTTCGGCTTATCTGTTCCTCACTTCCGCCCGACGTCGTAACGGCATTTACCCCTTAACCCATTTGGGGGGTCCGGGGGCCTTAGGCCCCAGCCGCCGGAGGCATCCCCCTCTCCTTCTTCCTCTTTCCCGCCTAGCCCTCGCGGCGCAGGCCGTCGATGAGGGTCGCCAGACGCGAGGCGGAGTTGGAGAGATTGTCCAACTCCGTTTCGGCATCAGCCATGCCCTGAGCGGTTTCTTCGGCGATGAGACTGATGTCGGCCAGGGCGCGGTTGATCTCTTCCGAAGCCGTGGCCTGCTGCTGCGAGGCGGTGGCTATGGAGCGCACCTCCTCGGTGGCGGTTTCGGCCATTTCCACGATGTGCGTGAGCGACCGGCCGGCGTTTTCGGCCAGCTTGGTGGTTTCGTCCACGGCCGTGGCCGCCGCTTCCATGCCGGCCACGTTTTCCCGCACGCCGCTGTCAATGGCCGAGACCACCGAGGCCACCTCGCCCGTGGCCTGCATGGTCTTTTCGGCCAACTTGCGGACTTCATCGGCCACCACGGCAAATCCGCGTCCGGCGTCCCCGGCCCGGGCCGCCTCGATGGCGGCATTAAGCGCCAGCAGGTTGGTCTGGTCGGCGATGTCGGAGATGACGCCGAGGATGGCCGAGATGCCCTTGGCCCGATCGCCCAGAACGTCGAGGCTGGTCTTGAGGCCCTGGGAGAGGCCGCGCACCCGGTCGATGGAGCGGGCCACCTCTTCGGTGGCGGACAGGCCTTCGCGCGCGCCGTCCCGGGCGGCCCGGGCGCTCTGGCTGGCGCGGTCGGCGTTCTGGGCCACTTCGAGCACGGTGGCGTTCATTTCCTCCATGGCCGTGGCCGTATCGGCGGTGCGTTCGTGCTGGCGCACCGTGCCCCGGTTGACCTGGGCCACCCGGTCGGTCAAGGCGTTGCCGGCCCGGGCCACGGCGTCGGCCAGATCCTCCAGCCGATCAGCCGCTTCGGTCAGACCGGAGCGCCGGGCCTGATCGGCCTGGCGCGTAGCCTCCTCGGCGGCCTGCCGCTGGCTCTGGGCTTCCCGTAAGTGTTTTTCAGCCTCGGCCGTGCGGGCTTCCACGGTGGCGAAGGACTGGCGAAGCTTGTCGGCCATGGCGGCCATGTCGGCCATGACGCCGCAGCCCTTGCCTTTGGCGACGCAGGTCGCGCTCACGGCATCGAATCGTCCGGCGGCCACGTCCCGGGCCACGGCAGCCACTTCCCAGGGTTCAGCCCCGAGCTGGCGGCGGATGTTGCGGGAGACGAGGACGGCGCAGACGACGCCTACGGCCAGCGACAGGCCCAACAGCAGGTATTGCAGCCGCAAATCGTTTTCGAGCTTGTCCAAGATGCCGGCCACCTGGGTGTCCACGGCCTGGAACTGGCTGGCTTTGAGGGGGGCAATGCGCCCGGCCAGGGCCTCGGTACGGGCGTCGAAATCGCCCATCATGGCGTTGCCGGCCTCGCGGCCTTCGGCCACATAGGCCTTGGACATGCGCTTGCCGACGTCGTACATGGCCTCGAAATCGCGCAGCACGGCAGCGGTTTCCGCCCGCAGCGCCTGATTGCCGGTGCGCTCGGCCAGGGCCGCGAACTTGGCCGCGCCGGCCCGAAAGGCCCCGGCCGCCTTCTCGGCCTCGGCAAAACCGTCGTCCTCGCCCGTGGCCGAGACGTCGGTAAGCCACTGCTGGACGTTGACGGCCTCGAATTGCATGCCGGCGGCGACGTCGGCCAGGGGAAGGGCCTGGGAGCGCATGGCCTCGGCCCGGTCCTTTACGTTGGCCAGGGAAAAGGTCATGACGAACGCCCCGACGGTCATGGCCGCCAGCACCAAACCAAAACCCAGCCCCAAACGCGCCGAAATAGAGAACTTCATGGATACCGCCTTGCGGATTGGGCTGCCGGCGGGCTGGGGACACGCATCGCATCGCCGTCGCCGGGCCTGGATTTTGAGTTTTACTGTTACAGACCGTTAAGGGGCGGGGTCAAGACCATGGCAAGAAACTTTTCCCTGGGCGGACAGGACGGCCCGAATTTCGACGGCTGCGTGCCGACCTTTGACGCGCCGGTGCACGTCACGGCCCGCATCCAGGCCGACCGCGCCCCGGCGGTGGCGCTGCTTCACGGCCTGGGCGATTCCCGGCTGGCCTTCGAGGACGCCTTCGCCACCCGCTATCTGGCCGGGGCGAGTCTGATCGTTCCGGACATGGCCGGCCACGGGGGCAGTCCGGCCGCCCTGGACTATTCCATGGAGGCTGCCACCCGGCGGGTGCGCCAGGTGCTTGACCACCTCATGGAGCACCACGGCCTGCGCCCGAGCCGCCTCTATCTTGTAGGGCACTCCGTGGGCGGCATCCCGGCCACGTTTTTTTGCCGCGACGCCGCCCCCGGCGAAGTGGCCGGGCTGATCCTGGCCGAGGCCTCGGTGACGCGCTTCGGGGCCTTTGTCTCGGCCCATGCCGAAGCGGCTCGGCTGTCGGGGCGTTTTGGCGAGTGGTACGCGGAGTTTCGCGACCAGACCATCTTTCGGGACTATCTCGGCAAGTTCCCGTTTTGCCGCCACTACTACGCCTCGCTGCGCTTTTGCCGCGAGGAAGCCTTTCTCCAGACCGTGCTGGCCGTGCGCCGCACCTCCCGGGCGCTGCCCGGCAAATGGAGCCACGCCGCAGGCCAAGCCCTTGCCGCCCTGCCCATCCCCAAGCTCTACGCCTACGGCCGCGACGTGGCCCCGGAAACCCGGGCCTTTCTCGACGAACACGCCGTGCCCACCCGCCCCTTCCCCACGGACTGCCATTTCCTCATGCAGGCCATGCCCGGCGAATTTTACAGTATGCTTGGCGAATTTTGTAGTTGAGGGGAGGGAAAAGGCCTCCGGCAGCCGGGGGCCTGAGGCCCCCGGCCCCCCAAATGGGCGTCGTGGATAGCTTTGCCAGATGGTGAGCGATGCAGCCGCCAAGGCCTTGCCAGAGCGGGGCGGGCGGGGCACAGTCGGGGCAATGTCCACCCCAGCCAAGGAGTCCCGCCATGGACGCCTTCCACGTGGCCCTCACCGATGCGGAAAAAGCCTTTCTCAAGGATCTCGTCCGGCTGGTCATCGCCGCCAGACTGGCCGGCAAGCCGGCCAACCTGCCCGCGCCAGACAGTGAAACCCTGCGCCGCCGCTTCGGGGCCTTCGTGACCCTCACCCTTGATGGCCGCCTGCGCGGCTGCATCGGCCACATCGTCGGCGACCAGCCCCTGGTCAAAACCATCGCCGCCATGGCCGAGGCCGCAGCCTTCGGCGATCCGCGCTTTACGCCGCTGACCCGCCGGGAGTTCGACCGCGTTGCCATCGAAA is from Solidesulfovibrio magneticus RS-1 and encodes:
- a CDS encoding alpha/beta fold hydrolase produces the protein MARNFSLGGQDGPNFDGCVPTFDAPVHVTARIQADRAPAVALLHGLGDSRLAFEDAFATRYLAGASLIVPDMAGHGGSPAALDYSMEAATRRVRQVLDHLMEHHGLRPSRLYLVGHSVGGIPATFFCRDAAPGEVAGLILAEASVTRFGAFVSAHAEAARLSGRFGEWYAEFRDQTIFRDYLGKFPFCRHYYASLRFCREEAFLQTVLAVRRTSRALPGKWSHAAGQALAALPIPKLYAYGRDVAPETRAFLDEHAVPTRPFPTDCHFLMQAMPGEFYSMLGEFCS
- a CDS encoding HD family phosphohydrolase — protein: MSEIVDRVKRAIKAPSAQSPVQQAGGFTLPEWAPGFLFFLAVVFTLCFVARLGLDTSVRLFTAGEIATQDVAADQSLQIEDVEATTRRRDQVAEAQPPVFDVSPLPFEALAKSVEDIIGAARAATAEDLEKLRWQVAENLNTDIGPDIIEVWRQDDFKALMQKDVLPWLKQNYEPGVVSSVSVFTPYKNGILLRELPSKMETLRVETRDIKDIKQIKDDLEHMLKVSLNKPFRQRKAVYSLVYPLIAPSMTLNQETTQARKAEIARAVEPLYYIIKKGEIIVRQGERVGPIQQLKLQSLYSHRKGPYNLLRATGLFGMCLMFLAVLYVSLERAGIKRVRSTDWVFLGVVLLIFGMLAKVGDMVTLPGGGGLPEATRSIYFAYSLPIAGAAGILALFFPKRLCIFTSLILSFLAANMVYGGIGAFCYYFVGSMIYVYLIKRSETRSQLLKSVFPLLAALCVMWCSVNLMDLNDPSVAGAGLAFVALSAFLSLLAVVGIAPIMELIFGYTSRFRLMELLNLEQPLLQELMVKAPGTYHHSLIVSNMVEAGARAIGANPLLAKVAALYHDIGKLKNPHYFIENISCKENRHNKLAPSMSALILISHVKKGIELAREHRLGQAITDLIGQHHGTTLIAYFYHKAKELAEAKGDDPIREADYRYPGPKPQSKEAGLILLADAIEASSRTLVDPTPSRIKGHIQNIVRKIYTEGELDDSQLTLKDLTLLSDTFQRILTGIFHQRIEYPSAKSPEKNGKTREETACAVDPKAAEHAA
- the ybeY gene encoding rRNA maturation RNase YbeY, producing the protein MIGLARGVFAPDLPASRPEIDALCDALLDALDLDGRDFDLTLADDAAIAALNGEFLGLPGPTNILSFPAEDPDRPDYLGELALSLDAVRREAFLYGQPPGLHMARLLAHGFLHLAGLDHGPLMESLTETAAETAAVRLGLD
- the amrA gene encoding AmmeMemoRadiSam system protein A, translating into MDAFHVALTDAEKAFLKDLVRLVIAARLAGKPANLPAPDSETLRRRFGAFVTLTLDGRLRGCIGHIVGDQPLVKTIAAMAEAAAFGDPRFTPLTRREFDRVAIEISILGPLEPCPDPAQVVVGRHGLMVRRGARSGLLLPQVPVEWGWDRETFLDHTCRKAGLENGCWRDPSATLYWFEAEVF
- a CDS encoding methyl-accepting chemotaxis protein: MKFSISARLGLGFGLVLAAMTVGAFVMTFSLANVKDRAEAMRSQALPLADVAAGMQFEAVNVQQWLTDVSATGEDDGFAEAEKAAGAFRAGAAKFAALAERTGNQALRAETAAVLRDFEAMYDVGKRMSKAYVAEGREAGNAMMGDFDARTEALAGRIAPLKASQFQAVDTQVAGILDKLENDLRLQYLLLGLSLAVGVVCAVLVSRNIRRQLGAEPWEVAAVARDVAAGRFDAVSATCVAKGKGCGVMADMAAMADKLRQSFATVEARTAEAEKHLREAQSQRQAAEEATRQADQARRSGLTEAADRLEDLADAVARAGNALTDRVAQVNRGTVRQHERTADTATAMEEMNATVLEVAQNADRASQSARAARDGAREGLSATEEVARSIDRVRGLSQGLKTSLDVLGDRAKGISAILGVISDIADQTNLLALNAAIEAARAGDAGRGFAVVADEVRKLAEKTMQATGEVASVVSAIDSGVRENVAGMEAAATAVDETTKLAENAGRSLTHIVEMAETATEEVRSIATASQQQATASEEINRALADISLIAEETAQGMADAETELDNLSNSASRLATLIDGLRREG